The following proteins come from a genomic window of Paenibacillus spongiae:
- a CDS encoding AraC family transcriptional regulator: MTISILRESPDIEEQSIHIEAYASLLAKSIFYYVHSVGHYHVKPTFCVEQANIDSFLLAYTESGVGYLDYAGHSYTLRAGDVFLIDCRQPHTYRTNETNLWKLMWVHFEGGSTSGYYKQINKHTGPVISLQQDSFIPENLRKLITAIQSNDARSPIISSKIIVDLLTDLLLQSNCFDWSYPEPPPSIERIVKKMQTHCKEKITLDQLAEEFFISKYHLTREFKRYTGHSPIEYHMKLKIAAAKDLLRTTALSIVEIGSEIGFSSVNHFIGRFKKHEGMTPLAYRKRSRCVDD; the protein is encoded by the coding sequence ATGACCATCAGCATCCTTAGAGAAAGCCCGGACATCGAGGAACAATCGATACATATTGAAGCGTATGCCAGCTTGCTCGCCAAATCCATATTCTATTACGTCCATTCCGTCGGCCATTATCATGTCAAGCCTACCTTCTGCGTGGAGCAAGCGAATATAGACTCTTTCCTGCTCGCCTATACCGAATCAGGCGTCGGCTATTTGGATTATGCCGGGCATTCCTATACTCTCCGCGCCGGTGACGTATTCCTTATCGACTGCCGTCAGCCGCATACCTATCGAACCAACGAAACGAATTTGTGGAAGTTGATGTGGGTGCATTTCGAGGGTGGAAGCACCAGCGGCTATTACAAACAAATCAACAAACACACCGGACCCGTCATATCCTTGCAGCAGGATTCTTTCATCCCCGAAAATCTCCGTAAACTGATTACAGCCATCCAGAGTAACGATGCCCGGTCCCCTATTATCAGCTCCAAAATCATCGTCGATCTGTTAACCGATCTGCTGCTGCAGAGCAATTGTTTCGACTGGAGCTATCCGGAGCCCCCGCCAAGCATCGAGCGCATCGTCAAAAAAATGCAAACCCACTGCAAGGAAAAAATAACACTCGATCAATTGGCGGAGGAATTCTTCATCAGCAAATATCACCTTACCCGGGAGTTCAAGCGTTACACAGGCCATAGTCCCATCGAGTATCATATGAAACTTAAAATCGCGGCTGCCAAAGATTTGCTCCGCACCACTGCGCTCAGCATTGTTGAAATCGGTTCCGAAATCGGGTTCAGCAGCGTCAACCACTTTATCGGAAGATTCAAGAAGCATGAGGGGATGACGCCGCTCGCCTATCGCAAGCGTTCCCGCTGTGTAGACGACTGA
- a CDS encoding stalk domain-containing protein: MTIFRKGAIACSALLLLLGSVPANATSASPAKTTIMLDDYPLSFPIEPTVINGTTMVPFRVISEALRINVVWNGAAKTITATKAVGGQSKQVTLRLNDKKAFVGGQSALLNVAPISKGGYTLVPLNFFSSQFGAQVSWDGKTHTVDIRSPREDMYTVGFYATSSFKEIRYVPAFDSVAFGWTRIDDEGRITLQGESFFWPKPAGEITPEKIVDDVTADGSSPFLMVFGTDGKGQLTKMLTDEALRTQAIDTVMKLAADNGFQGITLDFEGLGWSGDIDLAKKTTTEFVRMLSEQAKPAGLKLSLAVHPLNGAYHGYDYKALAKYADELIVMAYPYEGEKGPEPMDRVDQAIRMALKEVPKEKLVLGISFGSEKAESVNAKIGLAKRYSLKGIAIWRIGIIGEAAMKQMERTITMNS, encoded by the coding sequence GTGACTATTTTCCGTAAAGGAGCCATTGCCTGCTCCGCGCTTCTTCTGCTGCTCGGCAGCGTACCTGCTAACGCGACCTCAGCTTCCCCTGCCAAGACGACAATTATGCTAGATGATTACCCGCTGTCCTTTCCAATCGAACCGACCGTAATCAACGGAACGACAATGGTTCCGTTCCGGGTGATTTCCGAAGCGCTCCGCATTAACGTCGTGTGGAATGGCGCGGCTAAGACTATTACAGCGACCAAGGCCGTCGGCGGGCAGTCCAAGCAGGTTACCCTGAGGCTGAACGATAAGAAGGCATTCGTAGGCGGGCAATCCGCCCTTCTGAACGTTGCCCCTATTTCCAAAGGCGGTTATACGCTCGTTCCGCTCAACTTCTTCAGCTCGCAGTTCGGAGCGCAGGTTTCATGGGACGGCAAGACGCATACCGTCGATATCCGCTCGCCGCGCGAGGATATGTACACCGTCGGATTCTATGCAACCTCCTCCTTCAAGGAGATCCGGTATGTACCCGCTTTCGATTCGGTCGCATTCGGATGGACGCGGATTGATGACGAGGGCCGGATCACGCTGCAGGGAGAATCCTTCTTTTGGCCAAAGCCGGCCGGCGAGATAACGCCGGAGAAGATTGTCGATGATGTAACAGCCGATGGCAGCAGCCCGTTCTTAATGGTGTTTGGAACGGACGGGAAAGGCCAGTTAACGAAAATGCTGACCGATGAGGCGCTTCGCACTCAAGCCATTGACACGGTGATGAAGCTAGCCGCCGATAATGGATTCCAAGGCATTACCCTTGATTTCGAGGGGCTTGGCTGGTCCGGCGATATCGATCTAGCCAAGAAAACCACGACCGAATTCGTCCGTATGCTGAGCGAGCAAGCGAAGCCTGCCGGATTGAAGCTGTCGCTGGCGGTTCATCCGCTGAACGGCGCCTATCATGGCTATGATTACAAGGCATTGGCTAAATATGCTGACGAGTTGATCGTAATGGCCTACCCTTATGAAGGAGAGAAAGGCCCTGAACCGATGGACCGTGTCGATCAAGCGATTCGAATGGCGCTGAAAGAGGTTCCCAAAGAAAAGCTCGTTCTCGGCATCTCCTTCGGCAGCGAGAAGGCGGAATCCGTCAATGCCAAGATCGGCCTGGCCAAACGGTACAGCTTGAAAGGCATCGCAATCTGGCGTATCGGAATTATCGGGGAAGCGGCGATGAAGCAGATGGAACGCACGATTACGATGAACTCATAG
- a CDS encoding metallophosphoesterase family protein, protein MPKRKRTLIVSDIHGCLNPFQALLRSMEYDARTDQLIVLGDYVDRGPNSKEVIELLMAMVKDEGTIALRGNHDQRLVDLIRTRDRSIKKRFLEHGGGPTARSYLGLDESAAVDQQLTDEAIDRIARQYESHISFLEGLPYYYEDERHIYVHAGLNPAYKIWTSQPQHEFMTIKRPFLEQPTVVEKTVVFGHTKTVDMQGTADIWFGDGKIGVDGGCSFGYQLNGLIFDADLQTYQTCSVPAG, encoded by the coding sequence TTGCCGAAGAGGAAACGCACCTTAATTGTAAGCGATATTCATGGATGTCTGAATCCTTTCCAGGCGCTGCTCCGCAGCATGGAATATGATGCGCGTACCGATCAGTTGATCGTATTGGGGGATTATGTGGATAGAGGGCCGAACAGCAAAGAAGTCATCGAATTGCTGATGGCAATGGTTAAAGACGAAGGGACCATCGCTCTTCGCGGCAATCACGACCAACGATTGGTCGACCTGATCCGAACCCGGGATCGGTCGATAAAGAAGAGGTTTCTGGAGCATGGAGGAGGTCCGACGGCTAGAAGCTACCTCGGATTGGACGAGAGCGCAGCGGTTGACCAGCAGTTGACCGACGAAGCAATTGATCGGATTGCAAGGCAGTATGAGTCGCATATCTCCTTCTTGGAAGGGCTGCCATACTATTACGAGGACGAGCGGCATATTTATGTACACGCCGGTTTGAATCCCGCTTATAAGATCTGGACGAGTCAGCCTCAGCATGAATTCATGACGATCAAGCGCCCCTTCCTGGAGCAGCCGACCGTTGTGGAGAAGACGGTTGTATTTGGCCACACCAAGACGGTGGACATGCAAGGGACGGCCGATATCTGGTTCGGAGACGGGAAGATTGGCGTGGACGGCGGCTGTTCATTCGGTTATCAGCTGAACGGCCTGATCTTCGACGCTGATCTGCAAACCTATCAGACCTGTTCCGTACCGGCAGGATAA
- a CDS encoding PhzF family phenazine biosynthesis protein: protein MTAAISIVDAFTAEPFRGNPAAVCLLPQERETSWMQLAASEMNLSETAFLVKKADGIYGLRWFTPLQEVDLCGHATLAAAHYLWEQGHCVPEQQLLFHTRSGLLSAVRTAEGITLDFPSEPVTPAVAPEELIQSLGLIPRYVGRNRMDYLVEVDGEDTVRTLRPDMPLLARVETRGVIVTARADGGTSGSYDFVSRAFFPSIGINEDPVTGSAHCALAPYWHRRLRKEELSAYQASARGGELLLRIEGERIQISGTAVTVMNGQFIR, encoded by the coding sequence GTGACAGCAGCAATTTCCATTGTCGATGCCTTCACGGCAGAGCCGTTCAGAGGAAATCCGGCGGCGGTCTGTCTGCTCCCGCAGGAGCGCGAAACGTCTTGGATGCAGCTCGCAGCCTCGGAGATGAATCTGTCTGAAACGGCCTTCTTAGTGAAGAAGGCCGATGGCATATATGGGCTTCGCTGGTTTACGCCGCTCCAGGAGGTTGATCTATGCGGTCATGCTACGCTTGCTGCCGCTCATTACTTATGGGAACAGGGACATTGCGTGCCGGAGCAGCAGCTGCTGTTTCATACGCGAAGCGGTCTATTATCCGCCGTGCGGACGGCAGAAGGCATTACGCTTGATTTTCCGTCCGAGCCGGTAACGCCTGCCGTAGCTCCTGAAGAGCTCATTCAGTCGCTTGGATTAATTCCTCGCTATGTCGGGCGGAATCGGATGGACTATCTCGTCGAAGTGGACGGCGAGGACACGGTCCGAACGCTCAGGCCGGATATGCCGCTGCTTGCGCGAGTGGAAACTAGAGGCGTCATCGTAACCGCCAGGGCCGACGGGGGAACAAGCGGCAGCTATGATTTTGTTTCCCGTGCGTTCTTTCCGTCCATCGGGATTAATGAGGATCCGGTTACAGGCTCGGCACACTGCGCATTGGCGCCTTATTGGCACCGCCGGCTGCGCAAGGAAGAGCTGTCCGCTTATCAAGCGTCCGCTCGCGGAGGAGAGCTGCTTCTCCGGATCGAAGGTGAACGAATTCAGATCAGCGGAACGGCGGTCACGGTCATGAACGGACAATTTATTCGTTGA
- a CDS encoding DMT family transporter: MTAARFFTHPLGILAASIGATLLWGSSYPFLKLSYQSLQIGTSDTYEQLLFAGYRFTLAGLLIMVYMLIRREPLAYRPGSGMLLIRIALLQTVLQYTFFYAGMSLSEGIVGSVIAGTISFFQISLAHILYPDDRMDRTKLLGLLVGFAGLLVLGLSNQGTGRSWIFSYGELLLIASAFFSACANLISRKGAGTYSVSYLNGWQMLLGGITLMAVSAWRVGLAPFVFDWRSSLMLLHLAVVSAVGFMLWNNVMKYNNVGSVSMYLFLIPVFGVTQSALLLSEKLHAAVFVSLLMVCSGIVIVNRRKKAGMMTVAQK; this comes from the coding sequence ATGACGGCTGCACGATTTTTTACACATCCGCTCGGCATACTGGCAGCCTCAATCGGCGCTACATTGTTATGGGGGAGCTCGTATCCTTTTCTTAAACTGAGCTACCAATCGCTTCAAATCGGAACTTCCGATACTTACGAGCAGCTGCTGTTTGCCGGATACCGGTTTACGCTGGCCGGGCTGCTTATTATGGTGTACATGCTTATTCGAAGGGAGCCTCTGGCATATCGGCCGGGGAGCGGAATGCTGCTCATCCGGATTGCCCTGCTGCAAACCGTACTCCAGTATACATTCTTCTATGCAGGTATGTCCCTCAGCGAGGGCATCGTAGGATCTGTCATCGCAGGTACGATATCCTTCTTCCAGATTAGTCTGGCTCACATCCTGTATCCTGACGACAGGATGGATCGAACGAAGCTGCTGGGTCTGCTTGTCGGCTTTGCGGGACTGCTCGTATTGGGGCTCTCCAATCAAGGCACCGGCAGGAGCTGGATATTTTCGTACGGGGAGCTGCTATTGATCGCTTCGGCTTTCTTCAGCGCATGTGCGAATCTGATATCGCGCAAAGGAGCGGGCACTTACAGCGTATCCTACTTGAACGGCTGGCAGATGCTGCTTGGGGGAATCACGCTAATGGCGGTTTCGGCGTGGCGGGTCGGACTGGCTCCGTTCGTGTTCGATTGGCGGTCATCGCTCATGCTGCTTCATCTGGCAGTCGTGTCGGCGGTTGGCTTTATGCTCTGGAACAATGTGATGAAGTATAACAACGTCGGGAGCGTGTCGATGTACCTGTTTCTTATTCCCGTATTCGGAGTTACACAATCGGCGCTCCTGTTGTCGGAGAAGCTCCATGCGGCAGTTTTTGTATCGCTGCTGATGGTCTGCTCAGGCATCGTTATCGTCAATAGAAGGAAGAAAGCGGGAATGATGACAGTTGCACAGAAATAA
- a CDS encoding GyrI-like domain-containing protein yields the protein MNNCAVVTKPAMKMVGISYCGPYSTFPDEAIRLQSEFLARKHELNGDVLSTALHSPYFGNEVFATYWACFEIAHIDQIPEGMVQFTIPQRQYAMVRCTNKRIGEGYERLFAWMNENQLVKRDNAVSLEIFYIDEHLEEEPVDLLIPIIEKE from the coding sequence ATGAACAATTGTGCGGTAGTTACGAAACCCGCCATGAAGATGGTTGGGATCAGTTACTGCGGTCCTTACTCGACGTTCCCAGATGAAGCCATTCGATTGCAAAGCGAATTCCTTGCCCGCAAGCATGAATTGAACGGTGATGTGCTTTCTACAGCACTTCACAGCCCCTACTTCGGTAATGAAGTTTTCGCCACCTACTGGGCATGCTTCGAAATTGCCCATATCGATCAGATACCGGAAGGCATGGTACAATTCACGATTCCGCAGCGCCAGTACGCCATGGTGCGATGTACCAATAAGCGCATCGGCGAAGGGTATGAGCGGTTGTTCGCGTGGATGAACGAGAATCAGCTGGTGAAGCGTGACAATGCGGTCTCGCTGGAAATTTTTTATATTGATGAGCACTTGGAGGAAGAACCGGTCGATCTGCTCATACCGATTATAGAGAAGGAGTAG
- a CDS encoding phytanoyl-CoA dioxygenase family protein, whose amino-acid sequence MPYMPQVVTRPDRYRVHADQYAHYQREGYLVVPSLLNQTDVETLRDWADGLYNGQIPVGGHDPYDPEMSAAEKSARVTRIHMLHRNQPVAEWGLLHPRLLDVLEALIGPDVLALQSMLFFNPPGMGGQGWHQDAYYITTYPETLIGAWIALEDVDIENGCLWVAPGSSNEPVYPDAEPFQSVHATEAFDSLPPARNASSLDDEANSLSKVAARYPEIIPVPMKAGDVLFFHSHLLHRSYPNKTKDRFRRAYVCHYCNARSWVPWNHGESYEGDSGNYLHILARGQTHLPYAAPAFGTKVDLPVIDPGKPAAGKRMMAMPDGQMMEM is encoded by the coding sequence ATGCCCTATATGCCGCAAGTCGTTACACGTCCTGACCGCTATCGAGTTCATGCCGACCAGTACGCGCACTATCAACGCGAAGGATATCTCGTCGTTCCATCCTTGCTGAATCAAACGGATGTAGAGACGCTCCGTGACTGGGCCGACGGTTTGTATAACGGCCAAATACCAGTTGGCGGACATGATCCTTATGATCCCGAGATGTCGGCAGCGGAGAAGTCTGCCCGCGTTACCCGTATTCATATGCTTCACCGCAACCAGCCTGTCGCCGAATGGGGTCTTCTTCATCCCAGATTATTGGATGTGCTTGAAGCCTTGATAGGTCCGGACGTGCTGGCTCTCCAGTCTATGCTGTTCTTCAACCCGCCCGGTATGGGCGGTCAGGGCTGGCACCAGGACGCCTACTACATTACGACCTACCCCGAAACGTTAATCGGCGCGTGGATCGCGCTGGAGGATGTCGATATCGAGAACGGCTGCTTATGGGTCGCCCCCGGCAGCTCTAATGAACCGGTCTATCCCGATGCCGAGCCGTTTCAATCCGTCCATGCTACAGAAGCTTTCGACTCGCTCCCGCCGGCGCGGAATGCGAGCAGCCTGGATGATGAAGCAAATTCACTTTCCAAGGTTGCCGCCCGGTATCCCGAGATCATTCCGGTGCCTATGAAAGCGGGAGACGTTCTGTTCTTCCATTCGCATTTGCTCCACCGTTCATACCCGAACAAGACGAAGGACCGCTTCCGCCGCGCTTATGTATGCCATTATTGTAACGCGAGGTCATGGGTACCATGGAATCACGGCGAGTCCTACGAGGGAGATTCGGGCAATTATTTGCACATATTGGCCCGGGGGCAGACACACCTGCCATACGCCGCTCCGGCATTCGGCACGAAGGTCGATCTTCCCGTTATCGATCCCGGCAAGCCAGCCGCGGGCAAGCGGATGATGGCCATGCCGGACGGACAAATGATGGAGATGTGA